One Solanum lycopersicum chromosome 4, SLM_r2.1 DNA window includes the following coding sequences:
- the LOC104647013 gene encoding uncharacterized protein translates to MSKQGALLTNSKYRPSMLKLVTEMLCDRGGQKLSPYLCAHVSSFHTSKNFAEEERNGDLRVSLLLSSSMGFARVGCKQLELLFVVVVLTGVEEKRERGSSVGAVSRAASGRCGLRL, encoded by the exons ATGAGCAAACAAGGTGCACTACTAACAAACAGTAAATACCGACCAag CATGCTGAAATTAGTTACTGAAATGTTGTGCGATCGAGGAGGTCAAAAGCTGAGTCCTTATCTATGTGCGCATGTTAGTAGTTTCCATACTTCAAAG AACTTCGCCGAAGAGGAGAGGAATGGAGATTTGAGGGTCTCTCTATTGTTGTCGTCTTCGATGGGGTTCGCCAGAGTTGGCTGCAAGCAGCTGGAGCTTCTGTTTGTTGTTGTCGTCCTCACTGGAGTGgaggagaagagagaaagaggCTCGTCGGTCGGAGCTGTTTCTCGCGCTGCTTCTGGCCGGTGCGGGCTTCGCTTGTAG
- the LOC101266715 gene encoding probable DNA primase large subunit: protein MEAVRSQRKSLVSTGVGSTLPLYRSAPPLEVRLEDFELYAIDRLRVLKGISDALSRGKKPDEMEKLVLDLWKTNMRHQHSSELLNKDIISHFVLRLVYCRTEELRKWFLSIETTLFRYRFRDEPPEKQRALMADFDLPYKAVTIAEYESVKEKLNQVARAIGQPITTDAIYYKVPFEEVPELVAGRRVFIQKGNAYIAMNQVVSLVITQFRSHLSKALVLTNRKWTSMIREQEKDRLVPIIEALSTSYLGPDYNQPREHAEISLKDIDQIAKSSFPLCMGHLFEKLQEDHHLKHGGRMQLGLFLKGVGLKLDDALAFWRAEFSRKVGAERFEKEYAYSIRHNYGKEGKRTDYTPYSCQKIISSTPGVGDHHGCPYRHFSEENLRAALTRMRVGNRALEDVIDKVRNRHYQLACTLTFEAVHGSSCDAGVNHPNQYYNDSQRILESQKSSSNPKGTAASM, encoded by the exons ATGGAAGCGGTAAGATCGCAGCGAAAATCTTTGGTATCGACCGGCGTCGGTTCAACACTTCCTCTCTATCGCTCTGCCCCTCCACTTGAAGTCCGTCTTGAAGATTTCGAGCTTTACGCCATTGATCGCCTCCGAG TTCTTAAAGGTATTTCAGATGCTTTGTCTAGAGGAAAGAAACCCGATGAAATGGAGAAATTG GTGTTGGATTTGTGGAAAACAAATATGAGGCATCAACATTCATCTGAGCTCCTTAATAAGGACATAATTTCACATTTTGTTTTGCGACTTGTTTATTGCAGGAC GGAGGAGTTAAGAAAATGGTTTCTTTCAATTGAAACTACCTTATTTCGTTACCGTTTCCGCGATGAACCTCCTGAAAAACAG AGAGCGCTAATGGCAGATTTTGATCTTCCATACAAAGCTGTAACCATTGCTGAATACGag AGTGTAAAGGAAAAATTGAACCAAGTTGCACGCGCCATAGGCCAACCTATTACAA CTGATGCTATCTATTACAAG GTTCCATTTGAGGAGGTGCCAGAGCTTGTGGCAGGTCGACGAGTATTTATTCAAAAAGGGAATGCATATATCGCCATGAATCAG GTGGTTTCACTAGTAATCACACAGTTTCGGAGTCATCTTTCGAAAGCACTAGTGCTGACAAACAG AAAATGGACCTCTATGATCAGAGAACAGGAGAAGGACCGTTTGGTTCCT ATTATTGAAGCCTTATCCACAAGTTACCTGGGTCCTGATTATAACCAG CCGAGAGAACATGCAGAAATATCACTAAAAGACATTGACCAGATTGCTAAGAGTTCATTCCCTCTATGTATGGGTCATCTTTTCGAAAAG CTACAAGAGGATCATCATCTGAAGCATGGAGGGAGGATGCAACTTGGTCTATTTCTCAAG GGTGTTGGATTGAAGTTGGATGATGCCCTTGCATTCTGGAGAGCTGAGTTCTCCCGAAAA GTTGGTGCTGAaagatttgaaaaagaatatgcatACAGCATAAGACACAACTATGggaaagaaggaaagagaacG GATTACACACCTTATTCTTGTCAAAAGATTATATCATCAACTCCTGGAGTTGGAGATCACCATGGCTGTCCATATCGTCATTTCAG TGAGGAGAATCTGAGAGCTGCTCTGACCAGGATGAGAGTAGGCAATCGAGCACTGGAGGATGTGATAGACAAAGTCCGAAATAGACATTACCAG TTGGCATGCACTTTGACCTTTGAAGCTGTTCATGGCTCATCTTGTGATGCCGGGGTTAACCATCCAAATCAGTACTACAATGACAGTCAGAGGATCTTGGAATCACAG AAGAGTTCCAGTAACCCAAAAGGAACAGCAGCTTCAATGTAG